The Acetivibrio saccincola genome window below encodes:
- a CDS encoding histidine triad nucleotide-binding protein translates to MGECVFCKIIRKEIPSTIYLENEKVIAIKDINPAAPVHVLIIPKEHIENVKDINENNGEILVDIHLAANKVADELGISQKGYRLITNVGKDAGQTVFHLHYHLLGGMEMGEKII, encoded by the coding sequence ATGGGCGAGTGTGTTTTTTGTAAAATTATTAGAAAAGAAATACCTTCCACAATTTATCTTGAAAATGAAAAAGTAATAGCTATAAAAGATATCAATCCAGCAGCTCCAGTTCATGTGTTAATCATTCCCAAAGAACATATTGAAAATGTAAAAGATATAAATGAAAATAATGGTGAAATACTTGTAGATATTCATTTGGCAGCAAACAAAGTTGCAGATGAATTGGGTATTTCTCAGAAAGGTTACAGGCTTATCACAAACGTTGGTAAAGATGCCGGTCAGACGGTTTTTCATTTGCATTACCACCTTCTAGGCGGTATGGAAATGGGGGAAAAAATAATATAA
- a CDS encoding S-layer homology domain-containing protein: protein MKKNLRKTFQSILSCITVFTLIIGIMAGGAVFAKYQDYTLEELINESMGLSKSEREDLLNELTQEDLDRFRNEVKNMSLREKGELVIKIIADDDLARFLREVLLTDPSYDLTIEDLKNFIKNRVKDPLERLILEIIGLSLEEKGEAFSEFIDDFEKQIKELTKENYLEYAIILSEKLNNMTREEIEKALNKIVDYSISRREDIVYFLKQVGAVEFDLDTTGFEKIAADFNAEITGDPHDDFGIKLVFCLLDVLANLSLSPSVRDHAEDPYKVQIYVNFPSSKKDQLSKLLGFLDVFKRRGVTDIDKFFDYMTNFINRHDDMQIYYFKAEVQYRLGTRRYSGSLPKPPETPEPTESPEPTETPEPTESPEPTETPEPTESPEPTETPEPTESPEPTETPEPTESPEPTETPDPTETPEPTESPEPPETPEPTESPEPPETPEPTESPEPPETPEPTESPEPPETPEPTESPEPPETPEPTDEPEDPTQTPTTSPKPTSSKPPSGGGRIISTPTPTPTPTPTPDEDIEEPVETEVPGGPDDEINFTDIDGHWAREIILKLAKMGIVNGYPDGTIRPDASITRAEMAVIVVHAAGLKPAEKVDLKFEDSAQIPEWAAGFIQTAVENNIIVGYEDNTFRASRELSREEMVVLILKAFDIAAENGLEQPAFIDRDEIGKWAMDYITKSVELNIVKGYPDNTFKPKRNVTRAEAFVVLYNTMLDRGLIPSDDNGEDVKDDADKDDSGDEGSQEESDSGEEDSSEE from the coding sequence ATGAAAAAAAACCTTAGGAAAACGTTTCAAAGCATACTTTCTTGTATCACTGTATTTACACTAATTATAGGAATTATGGCTGGGGGTGCTGTATTTGCTAAATATCAGGACTATACCCTGGAAGAACTAATTAATGAAAGCATGGGACTTTCAAAAAGCGAAAGAGAAGACTTGCTTAATGAATTAACACAAGAAGATCTGGACAGATTTAGAAACGAAGTGAAAAACATGTCATTGCGCGAAAAAGGTGAACTGGTAATAAAAATAATAGCGGATGACGATTTGGCTAGATTTTTAAGAGAAGTCCTGCTTACAGACCCTTCATACGACTTGACAATTGAAGACTTGAAGAATTTTATAAAAAACAGAGTAAAAGACCCACTTGAACGCCTTATACTAGAAATAATCGGTCTTTCACTGGAAGAAAAAGGAGAAGCGTTTTCTGAATTTATTGATGATTTTGAAAAGCAAATAAAAGAACTAACAAAGGAAAATTACCTGGAGTACGCTATAATTCTCAGTGAGAAGCTCAATAACATGACCAGAGAGGAAATAGAAAAAGCTCTTAATAAAATTGTAGACTACTCAATATCACGCAGGGAAGATATTGTTTACTTCCTAAAACAAGTCGGGGCAGTTGAGTTTGATCTTGACACAACAGGTTTTGAAAAAATAGCTGCTGATTTTAATGCGGAGATAACAGGAGACCCTCATGATGACTTTGGAATAAAACTGGTATTCTGCTTGCTTGATGTACTTGCTAATCTATCACTATCACCATCTGTGCGCGACCATGCTGAAGATCCGTACAAAGTACAAATATACGTAAACTTTCCTTCATCAAAGAAGGATCAATTAAGCAAGTTACTAGGATTCCTTGATGTATTTAAGAGAAGAGGAGTAACAGACATAGACAAGTTCTTTGATTATATGACTAACTTCATAAACCGTCATGATGATATGCAGATATATTACTTTAAAGCAGAAGTGCAATATCGGCTTGGTACGAGAAGATACAGCGGATCATTACCAAAACCACCAGAAACACCTGAACCAACGGAATCACCAGAGCCAACAGAAACACCTGAACCAACGGAATCACCAGAGCCAACAGAAACACCTGAACCAACGGAATCACCAGAGCCAACAGAAACACCTGAACCAACGGAATCACCAGAGCCAACAGAAACACCTGAACCAACAGAGTCACCTGAACCAACGGAAACACCGGATCCAACAGAAACGCCTGAACCAACGGAATCACCAGAGCCACCAGAAACACCTGAACCAACGGAATCACCAGAGCCACCAGAAACACCTGAACCAACGGAATCACCAGAGCCACCAGAAACACCTGAACCAACGGAATCACCAGAGCCACCAGAAACACCTGAACCAACGGAATCACCAGAGCCACCAGAAACACCTGAACCAACAGACGAACCTGAAGACCCAACACAAACACCAACAACATCACCAAAACCAACTTCAAGCAAACCTCCTTCAGGTGGTGGAAGAATTATTAGCACACCAACGCCAACACCTACACCTACACCAACACCTGACGAAGATATTGAAGAGCCAGTTGAAACAGAAGTTCCTGGCGGACCGGACGATGAAATTAACTTTACTGACATAGATGGCCACTGGGCTAGGGAAATAATATTAAAACTTGCAAAAATGGGTATAGTTAACGGTTATCCTGATGGAACAATCAGACCTGATGCAAGTATAACAAGAGCTGAAATGGCAGTAATTGTTGTTCATGCTGCAGGATTGAAGCCGGCAGAAAAGGTAGACCTTAAATTTGAAGACAGTGCACAAATCCCTGAGTGGGCAGCGGGCTTTATCCAAACAGCAGTAGAAAATAATATTATAGTAGGATATGAAGACAACACATTCAGGGCATCAAGAGAACTTTCCAGGGAAGAAATGGTTGTCCTAATTCTGAAAGCATTTGACATAGCAGCAGAAAATGGTCTTGAGCAGCCTGCATTTATAGATAGAGATGAAATAGGCAAGTGGGCTATGGACTACATAACAAAATCAGTAGAACTGAACATTGTAAAAGGATATCCGGACAACACATTTAAGCCTAAGAGAAATGTTACAAGGGCAGAAGCTTTTGTAGTGCTATACAATACCATGTTGGATAGAGGCTTAATTCCTTCTGATGACAATGGGGAAGATGTAAAAGATGATGCTGATAAAGATGACAGCGGGGATGAAGGCAGCCAGGAGGAAAGTGACAGCGGTGAAGAAGACAGCAGTGAGGAATAA
- a CDS encoding tyrosine-protein phosphatase, with the protein MIDIHCHILDGLDDGPQSLDESVELCGKLKEAGISSIIATPHYMIGGGYAPTPETIKSKMDNLKGVLKEKNIDLNIYSGMEVFADHEIADGIENGEILTLNNTKYVLIEFPMDIVLKQASNLVFSLLVEGYVPIIAHPERYTTEYRKTNVLQDLVNNGALIQINSGSILGYHGKRVQKEAFALINEEMAHIVASDSHGQHRFLKDKDDLEAKLVKFCGMENTQKLMYTNPLMVLEDKDVEYLTKPKKSFFLLEIFKNIRYNT; encoded by the coding sequence ATGATAGACATACATTGTCATATTCTAGATGGACTTGATGACGGGCCTCAATCCTTGGATGAGTCTGTTGAATTGTGCGGCAAGCTTAAAGAGGCAGGAATAAGCAGTATTATTGCAACACCCCACTATATGATAGGTGGCGGTTATGCACCTACACCTGAGACAATAAAGTCTAAAATGGATAATTTAAAAGGTGTTCTTAAAGAAAAGAACATTGATTTAAATATTTATTCAGGTATGGAGGTGTTTGCAGACCATGAAATAGCCGATGGAATAGAGAACGGGGAAATCCTCACGCTTAATAATACTAAATATGTACTTATTGAATTTCCTATGGACATTGTTCTTAAACAAGCTTCAAATTTAGTTTTTTCTCTACTAGTTGAAGGATATGTACCTATAATTGCTCACCCAGAGAGGTACACCACAGAATACAGAAAAACCAACGTCTTACAGGATCTTGTTAATAATGGAGCTCTAATTCAGATTAATTCCGGCAGCATACTTGGATATCACGGTAAAAGGGTTCAAAAAGAAGCTTTTGCTCTCATAAATGAGGAAATGGCGCACATTGTTGCTTCTGATTCTCACGGACAGCACAGATTCTTAAAGGACAAGGATGATTTAGAGGCAAAATTAGTTAAATTCTGTGGTATGGAAAATACTCAAAAACTTATGTACACAAATCCATTGATGGTACTGGAAGATAAAGATGTGGAATATCTTACAAAACCAAAGAAAAGTTTCTTTTTGCTAGAGATATTTAAAAACATAAGATACAACACATAA
- a CDS encoding polysaccharide biosynthesis tyrosine autokinase codes for MKRGQAFMERNNFEEIDVREIFFLLLRKWYVVAACFIFVTVSTFLITSYYLTPIYRSEATLFLGKESGNVGGLSIGDIQLNNQLIADYRELLKSRTVAERVGEKLNVSPSKLLSNVDVRTVKDSRIFKISYEDSNPTLARDVVNELSNEIQELAADIIEVKNVMVVDEANMPNSPVKPNKKMNVAVAGLLGIVLGVGLILVLEFVDHTFKKPDEVERYLSLNVVGTIPKFKGGKRGKSKAKNRRELEKEYLKNLITKNDPKAAATEAFRELRTNLHYINIDKEVKTMVVTSPSMGDGKSVTAANLAVILAKSGKRVLIVDADLRKPKVHHYFGVKNNIGLTSILTDTKEDIKAKAIEKTEISNLDIITSGPVPPNPYEMLSSNKMQSFVEKVKGEYDIVIFDTPPVGQVTDAAILAGLADGTILVLACAGTRIDMAKRACKALEGVNANMIGAVLTKIDFRKTSYYGYSYSYQYD; via the coding sequence GTGAAAAGGGGTCAAGCATTTATGGAGAGAAATAATTTCGAGGAAATAGACGTAAGAGAGATTTTCTTCTTACTTCTGAGGAAATGGTACGTAGTTGCTGCATGTTTTATATTTGTTACTGTTTCAACTTTTCTAATCACAAGTTACTATTTAACACCCATTTACAGATCAGAGGCTACATTGTTTTTAGGAAAAGAAAGCGGCAATGTAGGAGGACTAAGTATAGGGGATATACAACTAAACAACCAGCTTATCGCTGACTACAGGGAACTTTTAAAATCGAGGACTGTTGCAGAAAGAGTTGGTGAAAAACTCAATGTAAGTCCGTCAAAACTTCTTAGTAATGTAGATGTAAGGACAGTTAAAGACTCCAGGATATTTAAGATTAGTTATGAAGACAGCAACCCAACCCTTGCAAGGGATGTGGTAAATGAGCTGTCAAATGAAATTCAAGAACTGGCGGCAGATATTATAGAAGTTAAAAATGTGATGGTGGTAGACGAAGCAAATATGCCGAATTCACCGGTTAAACCTAACAAGAAGATGAATGTTGCAGTTGCAGGATTGTTGGGGATTGTACTTGGTGTAGGGCTTATTCTAGTTCTGGAGTTTGTTGACCACACATTTAAGAAGCCGGATGAGGTAGAAAGATATCTAAGTCTTAATGTGGTGGGAACTATTCCTAAGTTTAAAGGCGGTAAAAGAGGAAAGAGCAAAGCCAAGAACAGGAGAGAATTGGAAAAAGAGTACCTTAAAAACCTTATTACTAAAAACGATCCGAAGGCTGCAGCTACAGAAGCCTTTAGAGAACTTAGGACAAACCTTCACTATATAAATATTGATAAAGAAGTAAAGACAATGGTGGTAACAAGCCCGTCCATGGGAGATGGAAAATCTGTAACTGCTGCAAACTTAGCAGTTATATTAGCTAAGTCGGGCAAGAGGGTTCTTATTGTGGATGCTGACCTTAGAAAGCCTAAAGTGCACCATTACTTTGGAGTTAAAAACAATATAGGACTGACAAGCATCCTTACTGACACGAAAGAGGATATTAAAGCTAAGGCAATAGAAAAGACGGAAATTTCAAACCTGGATATAATAACAAGCGGCCCTGTACCACCTAATCCATATGAAATGCTGAGTTCTAACAAGATGCAGAGTTTCGTTGAAAAAGTTAAAGGTGAGTATGATATAGTTATATTTGATACACCTCCGGTGGGACAAGTTACAGACGCAGCAATTTTGGCAGGATTAGCTGACGGGACTATATTGGTTCTGGCATGCGCAGGCACCAGGATTGATATGGCGAAGCGGGCATGTAAAGCCCTTGAAGGTGTAAACGCAAATATGATTGGAGCTGTTCTTACTAAAATTGATTTTAGAAAGACATCCTACTACGGTTACAGTTACAGCTATCAATATGATTAA
- a CDS encoding polysaccharide biosynthesis protein codes for MYAVVGRLIKGFNLNLTYRRWLLLLLDIVLINLASLGAVFLRTDFRIPEIYLASIQKTYIITTLVLIAVFRLFNLYKSVWRYASIEEMNNVIFASVVGGGILFVLYEHILNIDFPRSYYILMPILLVILVGGMRFSYRALRRIKNVYFNGLLSERKRVMIVGGGEAGSLVIQELFDNPQLLKYPVAVIDDNPQKNRAKIHGVPVLGTREDIHWVVKAKRIDEIIIAIPSASKSEIRELVNICKETKCKLKTIPGVFELINGQVDIKKIRDVNIEDLLGRDPVKVNLAEICNYLSSEVVLVTGGGGSIGTELCRQIARFSPKQLIILDIYENNAYEIQQELIRNHKNLNLEVVIASIRDRKRMESVFKKYKPGVVFHAAAHKHVPLMEANPTEAIKNNVFGTLNVAECADKYGTKRFVLISTDKAVNPTNIMGATKRTAEMIIQSLDRRSKTEFVAVRFGNVLGSNGSVIPQFKKQIAEGGPVTVTHPEIIRYFMTIPEAVQLVIQAGSMAKGGEIFILDMGEPVKIVDLARDLIRLSGFEPDKDIKIHYTGLRPGEKLYEELLLAEEGISQTRHEKIFIGKPISIDSDELYNKLNWLKEAIAHERPDDIEKIMRCIVPEYKKADTQKSKKVG; via the coding sequence ATGTATGCTGTAGTCGGAAGACTTATTAAGGGCTTTAATCTCAATTTAACCTACAGAAGATGGCTTTTACTATTACTTGATATTGTACTTATAAATCTTGCATCTTTGGGCGCAGTGTTTTTAAGAACCGACTTTAGAATACCTGAAATATATCTTGCCAGCATTCAAAAAACGTACATAATCACAACACTTGTCCTAATAGCAGTATTCCGTCTCTTTAACTTGTATAAAAGCGTTTGGCGTTATGCAAGTATAGAAGAGATGAATAATGTAATATTCGCATCAGTAGTTGGGGGCGGAATACTATTTGTCCTATACGAACATATTCTCAACATCGATTTTCCAAGAAGTTATTACATCTTAATGCCAATATTACTCGTAATACTTGTAGGTGGGATGAGATTTTCTTATCGTGCCCTGAGACGCATAAAAAATGTGTACTTTAACGGACTTTTGTCTGAGCGGAAAAGGGTCATGATTGTAGGTGGGGGAGAAGCAGGTTCATTAGTGATTCAAGAGCTTTTCGACAACCCACAGCTTTTGAAGTATCCTGTAGCTGTTATTGATGACAATCCTCAAAAGAACCGTGCAAAAATCCACGGTGTTCCGGTTTTAGGAACAAGGGAAGATATACACTGGGTTGTAAAAGCAAAAAGAATTGATGAAATAATAATTGCCATCCCTTCAGCCAGCAAAAGTGAAATACGGGAACTGGTGAATATTTGTAAAGAAACAAAGTGCAAATTAAAGACCATACCCGGAGTATTTGAATTAATAAATGGACAAGTAGATATAAAGAAAATCAGGGATGTGAATATTGAAGATTTACTAGGGAGGGATCCCGTAAAGGTAAATTTAGCGGAGATATGCAATTATTTAAGCTCTGAAGTAGTGCTGGTAACCGGTGGCGGTGGTTCAATAGGAACAGAGCTTTGCCGCCAGATAGCACGTTTTAGTCCCAAACAGCTTATTATACTTGACATTTATGAGAATAACGCTTATGAAATACAACAGGAGCTAATTAGAAATCACAAAAATTTAAATCTTGAAGTTGTAATTGCTTCAATAAGAGACAGAAAAAGAATGGAGAGTGTTTTCAAAAAGTACAAGCCGGGGGTTGTATTCCATGCCGCAGCACACAAGCATGTGCCATTAATGGAAGCAAATCCGACTGAGGCCATTAAAAATAACGTTTTTGGTACATTGAACGTGGCTGAGTGTGCTGACAAATACGGTACCAAACGCTTTGTACTGATATCTACAGACAAGGCGGTAAATCCAACTAATATAATGGGTGCAACCAAGAGGACGGCAGAAATGATTATACAGTCTCTTGACAGAAGAAGCAAGACAGAATTTGTGGCTGTCCGTTTTGGAAATGTATTAGGAAGCAACGGAAGCGTTATTCCACAGTTTAAAAAGCAAATAGCTGAAGGCGGTCCTGTAACGGTGACTCATCCTGAGATAATACGTTATTTTATGACAATACCTGAAGCAGTTCAATTGGTTATACAAGCCGGCTCCATGGCAAAGGGAGGAGAAATATTTATACTTGACATGGGAGAGCCTGTTAAAATTGTGGATTTGGCAAGAGATCTTATAAGGCTTTCCGGTTTTGAACCTGATAAAGACATAAAGATACATTATACAGGCCTGCGTCCGGGAGAAAAGCTTTATGAGGAATTGCTGCTTGCAGAAGAAGGAATTTCTCAGACAAGGCATGAAAAGATTTTTATTGGAAAGCCGATTTCAATAGACAGCGATGAATTGTATAATAAATTGAACTGGTTAAAAGAAGCTATTGCACATGAAAGACCTGATGATATTGAAAAAATAATGCGGTGTATTGTACCTGAATATAAAAAGGCGGATACCCAAAAGTCAAAAAAGGTTGGATAG
- a CDS encoding InlB B-repeat-containing protein — MVSDEERTELKEAFTFKAGYTQNTWGHDKYKNYILLASYGKHNADNPPREVYLSKDHGETWEKIFDKPISKMLDPGYYHIHDVAFDPYSNMILISVGDGVNRQIHYSYDFGKTWHDVFDERVYDKVNMAPIHPTSILPFPDGIAFGSDELPEGISWWKRPENVEKPEIRWEDIEYKITFGKANDNLIGTYATKGDTLEVNGQVLGVMPFRNHDTKTEGHTRLFATGDGGQSWHEIFREAEWSPDYKGFFNAFLREENGNVYIYAAYSKFGNVYAWKAQMPDFSENNKLETYSLIYDENGADLGKAPVDLNCYFSGDVAVVNNSGSLKKNGHVFSCWNTKADGSGKDYNAWDAITVEDQNIVLYAKWEAAPGADVFIERAESEESPYKALAVYEEGIEFYPSDIRFYEGINKSLNTILSWAMSSHQRGNFSTAMSSYNRVINCKWADSLLAERAKALFDLAKENKLIDTADSIAEHAKSANSPYKALSIYEEGLLIYPQNSILINGANESAKIILSWCEGSIKRGDIYSAKSGYRRVANSKWVDEDIKLRAITLLNYTENPNNVIEHAKSADSPYKALSIYEEGLLIYPQNSKLINGVNESAKIILDWSKKSYMRGSFSSAIHGYNTVLKSRWAEEELKHEAEILLNYAREGVLFNGVN; from the coding sequence TTGGTTTCAGATGAAGAAAGAACAGAACTAAAAGAAGCTTTTACCTTTAAAGCCGGCTATACTCAAAACACATGGGGGCATGATAAATATAAAAACTATATTTTATTGGCCAGTTATGGAAAACATAATGCCGATAATCCGCCCAGAGAGGTCTACCTTTCAAAGGATCATGGTGAAACGTGGGAGAAGATTTTTGACAAGCCAATTTCAAAGATGCTTGACCCTGGTTATTATCACATACATGATGTAGCATTTGATCCCTATTCAAACATGATTCTTATTTCTGTTGGAGACGGAGTAAACAGGCAGATTCATTATTCTTATGATTTTGGAAAGACGTGGCATGATGTGTTTGATGAAAGGGTTTATGACAAAGTAAACATGGCGCCGATACACCCTACATCCATTTTGCCCTTTCCGGACGGCATTGCTTTTGGAAGTGATGAATTGCCGGAAGGCATATCCTGGTGGAAAAGACCTGAAAACGTTGAAAAACCTGAAATCAGGTGGGAAGATATTGAGTATAAAATAACTTTTGGGAAGGCAAACGATAATTTGATTGGTACATATGCCACTAAAGGTGATACCCTTGAAGTAAACGGACAGGTTTTGGGGGTAATGCCCTTCCGCAACCATGATACCAAAACAGAAGGTCATACCAGATTGTTTGCCACAGGTGACGGCGGGCAAAGCTGGCATGAAATATTCAGGGAAGCTGAGTGGAGTCCGGATTATAAAGGTTTTTTCAATGCCTTTCTTCGTGAGGAAAACGGAAATGTTTATATTTATGCAGCATATTCAAAATTTGGGAATGTATATGCATGGAAGGCACAAATGCCGGATTTTTCTGAGAATAATAAATTAGAAACATATTCATTAATATATGATGAAAACGGAGCTGACTTAGGCAAGGCACCGGTAGACTTAAACTGTTATTTCAGCGGGGATGTTGCAGTGGTAAATAACAGCGGTTCCCTGAAAAAAAACGGACATGTTTTTTCCTGTTGGAATACAAAAGCAGACGGGAGCGGAAAGGATTATAATGCATGGGATGCCATAACTGTAGAGGATCAGAACATTGTTTTATATGCTAAATGGGAAGCTGCACCCGGTGCGGATGTATTTATTGAAAGAGCTGAGTCTGAGGAAAGCCCGTATAAGGCATTGGCAGTTTATGAAGAGGGAATTGAATTTTATCCGTCAGATATCAGATTTTATGAAGGAATTAACAAAAGCTTAAATACGATACTGTCATGGGCAATGTCCAGCCATCAGAGAGGGAATTTTTCCACGGCAATGTCAAGTTATAACAGAGTGATTAACTGTAAATGGGCGGACAGCTTGCTGGCAGAAAGGGCAAAAGCTTTATTTGACTTAGCAAAGGAAAATAAATTAATTGATACGGCAGATTCTATTGCTGAACATGCAAAATCAGCGAACAGTCCGTATAAGGCATTGAGTATATATGAAGAAGGTTTGTTAATATACCCGCAAAACTCCATATTAATAAACGGAGCAAATGAAAGTGCAAAAATCATTCTGTCATGGTGTGAGGGCAGCATAAAAAGAGGGGATATTTATTCTGCCAAATCAGGATATAGAAGAGTTGCAAACAGTAAATGGGTTGATGAAGACATAAAACTTAGGGCAATAACATTATTAAATTACACGGAAAATCCGAATAACGTTATTGAGCATGCAAAATCAGCGGACAGTCCGTATAAGGCATTGAGTATATATGAAGAAGGGCTGTTGATTTACCCGCAAAACTCTAAATTAATAAACGGAGTAAATGAAAGTGCAAAAATCATTTTGGATTGGAGCAAAAAAAGCTACATGAGGGGCAGTTTCAGTTCTGCAATCCATGGTTACAATACTGTTTTAAAAAGCCGGTGGGCAGAAGAAGAACTGAAGCATGAGGCTGAAATTTTATTAAATTATGCCAGGGAAGGGGTTTTATTTAACGGGGTGAATTAA